One Lachnospiraceae bacterium C1.1 genomic region harbors:
- a CDS encoding glutaredoxin: protein MLKVYGSELCPDCIECKYNLDRNNIEYENKDITKNLKHMKEFLRLRDKDAVFDDARDNGYIGIPALVTDDGKLTLDWESFFTEQGIEVVHPGNEGAACGIDGKGC from the coding sequence ATGTTAAAGGTATATGGAAGTGAACTGTGTCCGGATTGCATAGAGTGTAAGTACAATCTTGACCGAAACAATATAGAATATGAAAACAAGGATATCACTAAGAATCTCAAGCATATGAAAGAGTTTCTTAGATTGCGCGATAAAGATGCCGTATTTGATGATGCCAGGGACAATGGATATATTGGAATTCCTGCCTTGGTGACTGACGATGGAAAGCTTACTTTGGATTGGGAAAGCTTTTTTACCGAGCAGGGAATAGAGGTTGTTCATCCCGGAAACGAGGGAGCTGCCTGTGGTATAGACGGAAAAGGATGCTAA